The genome window GACGGGTGCCGTGCTCGGTTCGGCCGGCGCCAATGAAATCTGGACCGACTTTCCGAACGCACCGCGCGCCAATACCTGGTATCCGAGCGCGCTGGCCAGCAAACTGGTCGGATTCGACGTCAGCGACCCGGCCGATGCGCACATCGTCGCCCGCTTCAATTCGCGGCTCGGCCTGTTCCCCGATTGCGTGCCTGGCCTGACCTTCTACCTCGGCCTGGACAATAACGCGGGCAGCCAGATCGACCTGGTCACCGTCCTGCTGCACGAGATGGCCCATGGTCTCGGTTTCCAGACCTATACCAGTGGCGCCAGCGGCCGGCAGATCCGGGGCATTCCCTCGGTATGGGATCACTTTTTGGTCGACAACCGCACCGAGCAGACCTGGGCCCAGATGAGCAACGCCGAGCGCGCCGCTTCCGCCATCAACTGGCGCCGCCTGTCCTGGAACGGTCCCAACGTGACCGCGGCCGTCCCGGCCGTGCTGGCGCCGGCGCCGGTGCTGCGCATCACCGGACGGGTCGCGGGCGATGCCGCCGGCTCCTATGCGGTCGGCACCGCCTCCTTCGGCCCGCCGCTGAGTGCGGTCGTGGTACGCGGACAGCTGATGCCCGTGGTCGACCAGGCGAACGGCCTCGGCTACGCCTGTGCCGCCCTCACTCCCGCCAACGTCCTGGCAGTGCGCGGCAACGTGGCCCTGGTCGACCGCGGCGGCGGCTGCGGCTTCACCGACAAGGCGCGCAACTTGCAGGCCGCCGGCGCCATCGGGATGGTAGTGGCCGACAATGCGCCCGGCGAGGTCGCCGGCATGAACGGCGTGGACGCGTCGATCACCATCCCCTCGGTGCGCGTCACCCAGGCCGACGGGCTCCGCCTCAAGACCGCCCTGCAGTACCGCTCGCGCACCCGCTCGGGAGTGGTCGCCGCACTGGGTGCGAGCACCACGCGGCTGGCCGGCGCGGACTCGGACAACCGCATCCTGATGTACACGCCCACCACGCATCAGCCCGGTTCATCGGTGTCTCACTACACCACCGAGGCGCGTCCCAACCAGTTGATGGAGCCATCCATCAGTTCGGACCTGGAGCACGTGGTGACGCCGCCGCGCGACCTGACCTATCCGCTGCTGCGCGATATTGGCTGGTAATGCGCGGCTGGTGGTGAGTTGCCCGTAGTATGTGACATAGTCAGTGGCCGGTAGTGCGTGCCCGGCTCAGGCGACGGGCAGTGAGCGGCCGCCGAGGCTGCCGGTCTGCGGCAGGCAGCTGGCGGCCGGTCGCCGATGGCCGCACAGCAAAAAGGCCGGCCGCCCCGAGGGGCGCCGGCCTTTGCGCATGAAGCGTGGCGGGATTACGCCTGGCTCTTCTGCTTGAATGCGGCCACGCCGTTGGTGATCTCGGCCTTGGCGGCTTCGGCATCGGCCCAGCCTTCGATCTTGACCCACTTGCCCGGCTCCAGGTCCTTGTAGTGCTCGAAGAAGTGCTGGATCTGCTGCAGGCGCAGCTCTTCCAGGTCTTCCAGCTTCTGGATCTTCTTGTACATCGGCAGGACCTTCTCGACCGGAACGGCGATCACTTTGGCATCGCCGCCGCCGTCGTCGGTCATCTTCAGCACGCCCAGTGCGCGGCAGCGCACCACCACGCCCGGCGGCAGCGGGAAGGGAGTGATCACCAGCACGTCGCAGGGGTCGCCGTCATCGGCGATGGTCTGCGGCACGTAGCCGTAGTTGCACGGATAGTGCATCGCGGTGCCCATGAAGCGGTCGACGAAGATCGCGCCGCTGTCCTTGTCGACCTCGTATTTGACCGGGTCGGCGTTCATCGGGATTTCGATGATGACGTTGAAGTCGTTCGGCACGTCTTTGCCGGCTGGGACGTTGTTCAAGCTCATGGAGGAGTCCTTGGTTGCTGAAGAATCAATAATAGAGCGCCATTATAGCGAATGCGCTATCGCTTGTGCGGCGCAGCAGTGTCCCGTCCCTCAGGGGGCGGACGCCGGACCTGCCGGCGCGCGGCGTGATGTCGTCAGAGGATGCTGGCCAGCGCGCACTGGCGATAGTGGTAGGCCGCCCCCTGCTCCTGGCCCAGCGCCTCGTGCATCTGGGCCAGCTTCAGGTGCGCCTCGCGCACCATGCCGGCCTCGGTCGCGTCCGACAAGGCTCCCTCCAGGTAGCGCTGGGCCTTGCCCCACAGTTTCTGTTTCAGGCACAGCGCTCCCAGGGTCAGGGCCAGCTCGGGATCGTTCGGACGGGCCCTGAGCCAGGTCTCGCAGCTCTCGATCTGGGCCAGCAGCGAGGGCGAGCCGGCCGGGCTGGCGGCGTCGCGGTAGGCGCGCACCACGCGCTCGTCCCAGTTGGCCTTGAGCGCCTCCTCGGCGATGGCGCGCGCCTCGTCGTGCAGGCCGCGCGCGTTGAAGGCGGTGGCGGCGCGCGCCGCAATATAGGGCACGCTGCGGTCCTGGGCCGGCACCGTGGCCCACACGCGGCGGATCGATTCGGCGTCGTGGCCCGGCTCGCCCAGCAGGGCTTCATAGGCCATCTCGCGCAGGCGCGTCGACAGCGCCGGATGCAGGGCCTTGCGCTTGTCCAGGATGCGCACCAGGCGCAGCACCTCGGGCCAGTTGCGCGCCTGCTGGTTGGCCTTCATGGCCCACTGCAGGGCGTGGATGTGGCGCTGGCCGCTGGCGTTCAGCTCGGCCACGGCCTCCAGCGCCGCCTCGGGCTGGTGGTCGTCGACCAACAGCTCGGTCACGGTCATCAGGCGCGCGGTCTTGAGCGAGGCGTCGTGGGCGATGCCGGCCAGCCAGGCGTCGCGGCGCGCCGGTTCGCGCATGCGGTGGGCGGCGCGGGCCCCGATCAGGCCCGCCAGGCCGGCGTTCTCGGGCAGTTCGGCGGCGCGCATGGCGGCCTTCTCGGCGTGGCCGAAGCGGCCCTCGAACAAGGCCTTGAGCGCGTCGCGCAAGCCCTTGTTGCCTTCGCGCTCACGCTTGCGCTGGCGGTAGGCGGCGACCCGCTCCGGCATCCTGACGGTGGCGTTCAGCGCCCGCACCAGGCCGTACAGCACCACGAACAGCAGGACCAGCAGCACCACGAACAGGTTGAGCGACATGTCGATCCGGTGCGGCGGATAGAACAGCACCACATTGCCCGGATTGAAGCGCGCGGTCACGGCAATGCCGATGGCGGCGGCCATCAGCGCGACTAACCAGAGGAGTAAACGCATGGCTTATTGCTTCGCTTTGTAGTTGCGCACGGCGTTCAGGCTGTCCGCCAGGGTCGGCATCTCGATCTGCAGGTTGTTGGCCTGCACCTGGCGCAGCGCCGCCTGCACCGACTGGGTGGCGCGGGCGCGCGTGTCGAAATACTTGAGCAGGGTTTCCTGGGCGGTCTCGAGGTCGTCGCGGAAGGTCGCCTCGTTGCGCGACAGCAGGGCCAGGCGGGCGTTCAGCAGGCGCAGCTTGAGGTTCTCGCGCACGAAATACGATTCGCTCGGCGACAGCATCAGCGCCTCCGGCTGCTCGACGCTGCGCACGCGGATCAGTTGCCGCACGTCGTCCCACATCTCCTGGCTCCAGTTGCGCCAGGTCTGGGTCAGGCGCTCGCCAACGGTCAGGGCGGCCTTGGGCTCCTCTTCCTTCTTGCGGGTGCTGCGCAGCGGCGCGGCCGGCAGCAGCGGCTGCTCGCTGGAGACCATCGGCAGGGTATCGATCTGGGCGATCGCATTGTCCAGGCGCAGGGCGACGCCGGCCATGTCCACGGCCGGGGTGGCCTTGAGCTTTTCGATGTCGGCCGCGATCGCGCGGCGGATGGTGAGGAATTGCGGCTTGTCCGAGCGCGACAGCGAGCGGTCGGCGTTCTGCAGCGCGATCAGGGCGCCCTGCACGTTGCCGGCCAGCTGCAACTGCTGGCTGGCGGTGGACAGCACCTGCTCGATCTCCGACAGCGCCCACTCGTCGCGGTTCTTCGACAAGTCCTGGTAGAGCTGCTCGAGGGCCAGTTGCTGGCTCTGGGCCTCGCTCTGGCGGCTTTCCAGCACCCCGACCTTGATCTGGAGCTCCTTGGCCTGGTCCGACACCTCGCGCGCCAGCGCGGCGGTCTCGGCGTTCACGGCATTGCCTTTCTGCAGGCTCTGGGCCATGTCCTTGCGCAGGCTGTTGATGCGGCTGTGCGAGGAGATGGTCTGCACCGCCAGTAGCACGGCCAGCGCCACCAGCGCCAGCGGCAGCGGCTGCTGCAGGGTCTGGAACAGGCCACGGCCTGCCGCGCGTGCGCCGCCGGCGCCCTGCGAGGGGCCTTGCGGCTGCGGCTGTGGCTGCGGCTGTGCCGGCGCCGGCTCGGCTTTCTGCAGGCTCGGGGCCGGGGCGCCGGAGGGCTCGGGGTGGTCTGGTTGATGTGGCAGTTCGTTCATTCTTATGATTGTAGCGCGGCAAGTAGGCGTGCGTCTCCGGAACCTGTCAGCGTGACGTGCGCGCATCCCAGTTCGCGCGCGGTGTCGGCGATGCGGGCGTGGGGCACGATCAGGTGCTGGCTGCGCAGGCGCGCCAGTCCGGCGTCGGGGTCGAGCTCCCGGACCAGCCCGGCCAGCCCGCGCAGGGCTTCGGAGCTCGTGATTATCCAGTCGTTTGGCTGCGCCAGCAAGGCGTTCAGCCGTTCGGCAAGGGGCGGGCTCAAGGGCGGGACGCGGCGCCGGTAGGCGGTCACCGTCTCCACTAGGGCGCCGGCGGCGCGCAGGCTGTCGGCCAGCAGTTCGCGCCCGCCGTCGCCGCGCACGATCAGGACCCGGCGCCCGCGCAGGGCGGCCAGGTCGAGCGTGGCCAGCAGGTGTTCCGAATCGCTGGCCTCGCCCTCGGCCGGGCAGTGGATGGTGGCGTTCTCATCCGTTACCCCGTGGCGCGCCAGCGCCAGCCGGCTGCCCTCCCCCACCACCGCCGCCGCCACGCCGGCCGGCCAGCCGTCCAGGTGGGCGAAGGCGGCGTCCACCGCATTCGGCGACACGAAGGCCACCAGCGCGAATTCCGGCAGGCGCGCCAGCACGGCGCGCAGCGTGGCGGGGTCCTCGACCGGGGCGATGTCCAGCAGCGGCAGCAGCACCGGCCTAAGGCCGAGCGCGGCCACGGCCCGGGCCAGCGGCTCGGCCTGGGCTTGCGGCCGGGTGATGACGACTTCAGGCATCCAGGGCGGCTTCCTGGCGGCAGGCCGCCAGGATCCCATGCGCGTCCTGACTGTCCAGCAGCGCCGCGACCTGCTCGCCCAGCAGTTCCGGGCGGTCGGCCGGGCCACGCACCTCGCCGCTGGCGACGCGCTTGCCGTCCGGGGTGGCGACCATGGCGCGCAGGCGCAGTTCCTCGCCCTCGACCTGGGCGAAGGCGGCCAGCGGGATCTGGCAGCTGCCGCCGAAGATGCGCGAGACCTTGCGCTCGGCCATGACCGCGCGCTCGGTGTCCTGGTGGTTGAGCGCGGCCAGCACGGCGCGCAGGTCGACGCCGTCGCTGCGCGGCGCGCTCAGGATCTCGATGCCCATGGCGCCCTGCCCGGCCGCCGGCAGGCTGTATTCCGGCTCGAGCAGCGCGCGGATGCGCCCCGCCATGCCCAGCCGGTTGAGGCCAGCCGCGGCCAGGATGATGGCCGCGTAGTCACCGCGATCGAGCTTGCCCAGGCGGGTGTCGAGGTTGCCGCGCAGCGGCTGGATCACCAGGTGGGGGTAGCGCGCCGAGATCAGGGCCTGGCGGCGCAGGCTGCTGGTGCCGACCACGGCCCCGGCCGGCAGCGCGTCCAGGCTGGCATAGTCGTTCGAGACGAAGGCGTCGCGCGGGTCTTCGCGTTCCGTCACGGCGGCCAGTTCGAAGCCTTCCGGCAGCTCCATCGGCATGTCCTTGAGCGAGTGCACGGCCAGGTCGGCGCGGCCCTCGGCCATGGCGACTTCCAGTTCCTTGACGAACAGGCCCTTGCCGCCAACCTTGGACAGGGTGCGGTCCAGGATCTGGTCGCCCCGTGTTGTCATTCCTAGAATTTCTACGCTGCAGTGCGGATATAATGCGGCGAGACGATCGCGGACGTGTTCCGCCTGCCACATGGCTAGGCGGCTCTCTCGGGATGCGATAATCAGTTTCGCGGGCGCCTTGGGCGCCGATTCAGTAGCTTTCAACACGGATTCTTTCACTGTCGTTGAGCCCATCCGGACGATGCCAGTAACCGGCTCATGCATAAGATCACAAATTTTATCATGCGCCCTCTTGCAGACCATGGCCAACCGCCATAGCACAATCTATTCAATTTGTGGTCGATATGGACAACCTAGCTGCACAAGAAGTACTCGGCGCTGACAAGGATGCGCCCCTGAAAGAAGACATTCGCCTGCTCGGCCGCATTCTCGGCGACGTGCTGCGCGACCAGGAAGGCGACGACGTGTTCGACGTCGTCGAGACCATCCGCCAGACCGCGGTCCGTTTCCGCCGCGAAGCGGACCCCAAGGCGGGCGAAGAGCTCACCACCCTGCTGCACAAACTGACCCGCGAACAGACCATCTCGGTGGTGCGGGCCTTCTCGTATTTCTCGCACCTCGCGAACATCGCCGAGGACCAGCACCACAACCGCCGCCGCCGCGCCCACCTGCTCCAGGGTTCGCGCGCCCAGGCCGGCAGCGTGGCCTATGCGCTGGGCAAGCTGGTCGACGCCGGCGTGAGCCAGGAAACGGTCGAGGGCTTCTTCAAGGACGCCCTGATCTCCCCGGTGCTGACCGCCCACCCGACCGAGGTGCAGCGCAAGAGCATCCTGGACGCCGAGCACGACATCGCCCGCCTGCTGGCCGAGCGCGACCTGCCGCTCACGCCCAAGGAACGCCAGCGCAACGAGCAGATGCTGCACGCGCGCATCGCCACCCTGTGGCAGACCCGCATGCTGCGCTACTCCAAGCTGACCGTGGCCGACGAGATCGACAACGCCCTGTCCTACTACCGTATCACCTTCCTGCGCGAAGTGCCGGCCCTGTACGACGACATCGAATGCGAGATCGCGGCCCACTACGGCAGCGCCGGCGCGCGCCTCGAGAACGCCAACTACCTGCAGATGGGCAGCTGGATCGGCGGCGACCGCGACGGCAACCCGAACGTCAACGCCGACACCATGCGCCACGCGCTGACCCGGCAGTCGACCACCATCCTCGACTTCTATCTCGAGGAAGTGCACGCGCTGGGCGCGGAACTGTCGGCCTCGACCCTGCTCGTGAGCGTCAGCCCGGCCCTGGAAGCCCTGGCCGACGCCTCCACCGACAATTCGCCCCACCGCAGCGACGAGCCCTACCGCCGCGCCCTGGTCGGCATCTACGCCCGCCTCGCGGCCACCGCGCGCGAACTGGGCGTGGGCCACATCCTGCGCAAGGAAGTCGGCCACGCCGCGCCCTACCTCGACCCCGAGCTGTTCGCGGCCGACCTCGAGGTGCTGGCCAGCTCGCTGCGCGACAACCACGGCGCGATGCTGATCCGTCCGCGCCTCGCGGGCCTGATGCGGGCCGCGCGCATCTTCGGCTTCCACCTGGCCTCGCTCGACATGCGCCAGAGTTCGGACGTGCACGAGCGGGTGCTGGCCGAGCTGTTCGCGCGCGCCGGCGTCGAGGACGACTACGCCGCCCTGCACGAGGACCAGAAGGTCGACCTGCTGCTGGCCGAGCTGAAGCAGCCGCGCCTCTTGTACACGCCCTACGAGGAATACAGCGACGAGACCAACAGCGAGCTGGCGATCCTGCGCACCGCGCGCGAAATCCGCCTGCGCTACGGCAACCGCGCGATCCGCAACTACATCATCTCGCACACCGAGACCGTGTCCGACCTGCTCGAGGTCCTGCTGCTGCAGAAGGAGACCGGCCTAATGCGCGTCTCCGGCGCCGCTTGCGACGCCATGGTGATCCCGCTGTTCGAGACCATCCCCGACCTGCAGCGCGCGGCCGGCATCATGGCCGAGTGGATGTCGATCCCGCTGGTGGCCAGCGTGATCGAGAAGCAGGGCCGGCTGCAGGAAGTCATGCTC of Massilia sp. KIM contains these proteins:
- a CDS encoding PA domain-containing protein, with the protein product MRAANALLRAAAALFSSLFVLAGAHAATVLIINQNEPGVGFNDPTPATPVGGNMGTTLGQQRLIAFQRAAEIWGATLSSPVPIRVGASFVPLNCTTTGAVLGSAGANEIWTDFPNAPRANTWYPSALASKLVGFDVSDPADAHIVARFNSRLGLFPDCVPGLTFYLGLDNNAGSQIDLVTVLLHEMAHGLGFQTYTSGASGRQIRGIPSVWDHFLVDNRTEQTWAQMSNAERAASAINWRRLSWNGPNVTAAVPAVLAPAPVLRITGRVAGDAAGSYAVGTASFGPPLSAVVVRGQLMPVVDQANGLGYACAALTPANVLAVRGNVALVDRGGGCGFTDKARNLQAAGAIGMVVADNAPGEVAGMNGVDASITIPSVRVTQADGLRLKTALQYRSRTRSGVVAALGASTTRLAGADSDNRILMYTPTTHQPGSSVSHYTTEARPNQLMEPSISSDLEHVVTPPRDLTYPLLRDIGW
- the ppa gene encoding inorganic diphosphatase, which codes for MSLNNVPAGKDVPNDFNVIIEIPMNADPVKYEVDKDSGAIFVDRFMGTAMHYPCNYGYVPQTIADDGDPCDVLVITPFPLPPGVVVRCRALGVLKMTDDGGGDAKVIAVPVEKVLPMYKKIQKLEDLEELRLQQIQHFFEHYKDLEPGKWVKIEGWADAEAAKAEITNGVAAFKQKSQA
- a CDS encoding heme biosynthesis protein HemY, which gives rise to MRLLLWLVALMAAAIGIAVTARFNPGNVVLFYPPHRIDMSLNLFVVLLVLLFVVLYGLVRALNATVRMPERVAAYRQRKREREGNKGLRDALKALFEGRFGHAEKAAMRAAELPENAGLAGLIGARAAHRMREPARRDAWLAGIAHDASLKTARLMTVTELLVDDHQPEAALEAVAELNASGQRHIHALQWAMKANQQARNWPEVLRLVRILDKRKALHPALSTRLREMAYEALLGEPGHDAESIRRVWATVPAQDRSVPYIAARAATAFNARGLHDEARAIAEEALKANWDERVVRAYRDAASPAGSPSLLAQIESCETWLRARPNDPELALTLGALCLKQKLWGKAQRYLEGALSDATEAGMVREAHLKLAQMHEALGQEQGAAYHYRQCALASIL
- a CDS encoding uroporphyrinogen-III C-methyltransferase — encoded protein: MNELPHQPDHPEPSGAPAPSLQKAEPAPAQPQPQPQPQGPSQGAGGARAAGRGLFQTLQQPLPLALVALAVLLAVQTISSHSRINSLRKDMAQSLQKGNAVNAETAALAREVSDQAKELQIKVGVLESRQSEAQSQQLALEQLYQDLSKNRDEWALSEIEQVLSTASQQLQLAGNVQGALIALQNADRSLSRSDKPQFLTIRRAIAADIEKLKATPAVDMAGVALRLDNAIAQIDTLPMVSSEQPLLPAAPLRSTRKKEEEPKAALTVGERLTQTWRNWSQEMWDDVRQLIRVRSVEQPEALMLSPSESYFVRENLKLRLLNARLALLSRNEATFRDDLETAQETLLKYFDTRARATQSVQAALRQVQANNLQIEMPTLADSLNAVRNYKAKQ
- a CDS encoding uroporphyrinogen-III synthase, with the protein product MPEVVITRPQAQAEPLARAVAALGLRPVLLPLLDIAPVEDPATLRAVLARLPEFALVAFVSPNAVDAAFAHLDGWPAGVAAAVVGEGSRLALARHGVTDENATIHCPAEGEASDSEHLLATLDLAALRGRRVLIVRGDGGRELLADSLRAAGALVETVTAYRRRVPPLSPPLAERLNALLAQPNDWIITSSEALRGLAGLVRELDPDAGLARLRSQHLIVPHARIADTARELGCAHVTLTGSGDARLLAALQS
- the hemC gene encoding hydroxymethylbilane synthase, with translation MGSTTVKESVLKATESAPKAPAKLIIASRESRLAMWQAEHVRDRLAALYPHCSVEILGMTTRGDQILDRTLSKVGGKGLFVKELEVAMAEGRADLAVHSLKDMPMELPEGFELAAVTEREDPRDAFVSNDYASLDALPAGAVVGTSSLRRQALISARYPHLVIQPLRGNLDTRLGKLDRGDYAAIILAAAGLNRLGMAGRIRALLEPEYSLPAAGQGAMGIEILSAPRSDGVDLRAVLAALNHQDTERAVMAERKVSRIFGGSCQIPLAAFAQVEGEELRLRAMVATPDGKRVASGEVRGPADRPELLGEQVAALLDSQDAHGILAACRQEAALDA
- the ppc gene encoding phosphoenolpyruvate carboxylase, yielding MDNLAAQEVLGADKDAPLKEDIRLLGRILGDVLRDQEGDDVFDVVETIRQTAVRFRREADPKAGEELTTLLHKLTREQTISVVRAFSYFSHLANIAEDQHHNRRRRAHLLQGSRAQAGSVAYALGKLVDAGVSQETVEGFFKDALISPVLTAHPTEVQRKSILDAEHDIARLLAERDLPLTPKERQRNEQMLHARIATLWQTRMLRYSKLTVADEIDNALSYYRITFLREVPALYDDIECEIAAHYGSAGARLENANYLQMGSWIGGDRDGNPNVNADTMRHALTRQSTTILDFYLEEVHALGAELSASTLLVSVSPALEALADASTDNSPHRSDEPYRRALVGIYARLAATARELGVGHILRKEVGHAAPYLDPELFAADLEVLASSLRDNHGAMLIRPRLAGLMRAARIFGFHLASLDMRQSSDVHERVLAELFARAGVEDDYAALHEDQKVDLLLAELKQPRLLYTPYEEYSDETNSELAILRTAREIRLRYGNRAIRNYIISHTETVSDLLEVLLLQKETGLMRVSGAACDAMVIPLFETIPDLQRAAGIMAEWMSIPLVASVIEKQGRLQEVMLGYSDSNKDGGFLTSNWELYQAELKLVQVFAEKGVKLRLFHGRGGTVGRGGGPSYDAIRAQPPGTVNGQIRLTEQGEIIASKFSNPEIGRRNLELLVAATLEASLSPQSGNAAQAATLARFEGVMAELSERAYKAYRNLVYETPGFTDYFFAATPIAEIAELNLGSRPASRKSTRRIEDLRAIPWGFSWGQCRLLLPGWFGFGAAVSGWLAEGERESRLELLRTMFREWPFFATLLSNMDMVLAKTDLAIASRYAGLVADVELRERIFRRISAEHGETLRCLEAITGASERLAGNPLLARSIQNRFAYLDPLNHLQVELIHRRRKLADNVDPRVNRGIHLSINGVAAGLRNTG